Proteins from one Toxotes jaculatrix isolate fToxJac2 chromosome 13, fToxJac2.pri, whole genome shotgun sequence genomic window:
- the rragcb gene encoding ras-related GTP binding Cb, which yields MSIECEEPALTGSYGVVGSFPKSFGYGVEEADMEESSTPADKPRILLMGLRRSGKSSIQKVVFHKMSPNETLFLESTNKIYKDDISSSSFVNFQIWDFPGQVDFFDPTFDSEMIFKGTGALIFVIDAQDDYMEALGRLHLTVSRAYKVNPDINFEVFIHKVDGLSDDHKIETQRDVHQRANDDLADASLEKVHLSFYLTSIYDHSIFEAFSKVVQKLIPQLPTLENLLNIFISHSGIEKAFLFDVVSKIYIATDSSPVDMQSYELCCDMIDVVIDVSCIYGLMEDGSGCAYDKESLAIIKLNNTTVLYLKEVTKFLALVCILREESFERKGLIEYNFHCFRKAIHEVFEVSTSTHGAAWRPASSSSNNLSGLKYAALNGNAV from the exons ATGTCTATTGAGTGTGAGGAGCCCGCGTTAACGGGGAGTTACGGTGTCGTCGGGTCGTTTCCCAAAAGTTTTGGTTATGGGGTGGAGGAGGCAGACATGGAGGAGAGCTCCACACCAGCTGATAAACCGAGGATACTGCTGATGGGGCTGAGACGGAGTGGAAAGTCATCCATCCAGAAG GTTGTGTTCCACAAAATGTCACCCAATGAGACTTTGTTCCTTGAGAGCACCAACAAGATCTACAAGGACGACATCTCCAGCAGCTCCTTCGTCAACTTCCAGATCTGGGACTTTCCTGGACAGGTGGACTTTTTCGACCCCACATTTGACAGTGAGATGATCTTCAAGGGAACCGGCGCTTTAATCTTTGTCATTGACGCTCAG GATGACTACATGGAGGCTCTTGGGCGGTTGCATCTCACTGTATCTAGAGCCTACAAAGTGAACCCAGACATCAACTTTGAGGTGTTCATCCATAAAGTGGACGGGTTGTCAGACGACCACaaaatagaaacacaaagagacgTTCATCAGAGGGCCAACGATGATCTGGCAGATGCCAGCCTGGAGAAGGTTCACCTGAG TTTCTACCTGACCAGCATCTACGACCACTCCATATTCGAGGCCTTCAGTAAAGTCGTCCAGAAGCTCATTCCACAGTTACCAACGCTGGAGAACCTTTTGAACATTTTCAtatct CATTCTGGGATTGAGAAGGCCTTCCTGTTTGATGTTGTTAGCAAGATTTACATCGCCACAGACAGCTCTCCTGTGGACATGCAGTCCTACGAACTCTGCTGTGATATGATAGATGTTGTCATTGATGTCTCCTGCATTTACGG ACTAATGGAGGATGGCAGTGGCTGTGCCTATGACAAGGAGTCTTTGGCTATCATCAAGCTCAACAACACTACAGTGCTTTATTTGAAAGAGGTCACAAAGTTCCTCGCTCTCGTCTGCATCCTCAGAGAGGAGAGCTTTGAGAGGAAAG GTTTGATAGAGTACAATTTTCACTGTTTCCGAAAAGCCATCCACGAAGTGTTTGAAGTCAGTACTTCAACACACGGCGCCGCCTGGAGACCAGCAAGCTCGTCCAGCAACAACCTGAGTGGTTTAAAATACGCTGCACTGAACGGGAATGCTGTTTAA
- the ppt1 gene encoding palmitoyl-protein thioesterase 1: MMTAALLCFLLAGPVLLVAGSPVHDSNNGTIPLVLWHGMGDSCCNPLSMGAIKKMIEEDIPGIYVLSLMIGKNVIEDTENGFFMDVNEQVSMVCTQLAQDPKLKGGYNAMGFSQGAQFLRAVAQRCPSPPMKNLISIGGQHQGVYGLPRCPGESSHICDMIRKALNSGAYSDLVQKHLVQAQYWHDPLNDDLYKKHSLFLADINQERGVNETYKKNLQRLDKFVMVKFLQDTVVDPVDTEWFGFLKTGQAKETETLQESVIYKEDRLGLAAMDKAKKLVFLATEGDHLQFTREWFDKNLLPYLH, translated from the exons ATGATGACAGcagccctcctgtgtttcctcctGGCTGGTCCAGTGTTGCTCGTTGCTGGCAGCCCAGTTCATGACTCCAACAATGGGACCATACCACTGGTGCTGTGGCATGGGATGG GTGACAGCTGTTGTAACCCTCTCAGCATGGGAGCGATAAAGAAAATGATCGAGGAGGACATCCCTGGCATTTACGTGCTCTCACTGATGATTGGGAAAAACGTCATTGAG gaCACAGAAAATGGGTTTTTCATGGATGTGAATGAGCAGGTGTCCATGGTGTGCACTCAGCTGGCTCAGGACCCCAAGTTGAAGGGAGGATACAATGCTATGGGCTTCTCCCAGGGGGCGCAGTTTCT GAGAGCTGTGGCTCAGCGCTGTCCCTCTCCACCAATGAAAAACCTGATCTCCATCGGTGGTCAGCACCAAG GAGTGTACGGGCTGCCCAGGTGTCCTGGAGAGAGTTCTCATATCTGTGACATGATCCGTAAAGCTCTGAACAGTGGAGCTTACTCTGACCTGGTTCAGAAACA CCTGGTGCAGGCGCAGTACTGGCACGACCCCTTAAATGACGACCTGTACAAGAAGCACAGCCTGTTCTTGGCCGACATCAATCAGGAACGG gGTGTAAATGAGACTTATAAGAAGAACCTTCAGCGGCTGGACAAGTTCGTCATGGTCAAGTTCCTGCAGGACACCGTGGTGGATCCTGTTGATACTGAG TGGTTCGGCTTCCTGAAAACTGGCCAGgccaaagagacagagactctACAGGAGAGCGTTATCTACAAAGAG GATCGTCTGGGCCTGGCAGCGATGGACAAGGCTAAAAAGCTGGTTTTCCTGGCAACTGAGGGAGACCACCTCCAGTTCACCAGAGAATGGTTCGACAAAAACCTGCTGCCTTATTtacactaa
- the cap1 gene encoding adenylyl cyclase-associated protein 1, with amino-acid sequence MAELASLVQRLEVAVGRLESMSGPGGSAEGSSGGAVSAYVEAFDEVVNGPLAQYISLSQKIGGDVLKHAEMMKSAFASQRQLLIKASSSQKPSDAVLTTLLQPVSKAIQQVQAFREQNRTSPHFNHLSAVSESVPALGWVAMAPKPCPYVKEMQDAAMFYTNRVLKEYKEKDKTHVDWVKAYISIWTELQNYIKQHHTTGLTWSKTGPIASAAAAPPSALAGGCPPPPPPGPPPPPMDLSGPSGGDVSSGADNRNALFASINKGSDITKGLKHVSDDQKTHKNPGLRGQAAPVRTGPKPFSSASPRPAASATPTRTLPPVLELEGKKWKVENHEGVQDLVISETELKQVVYAFKCNKSTLQVKGKINSITIDNCKKMGLVFDDVVGIVEVINCKDVKVQVMGKVPTISINKTDGCHVYLSKDSLKCEIISAKSSEMNILVPNKDGEFTELPVPEQFKTIWDGQKLVTTATEIAG; translated from the exons ATGGCAGAGTTGGCGAGTCTGGTGCAGCGGCTGGAGGTGGCGGTGGGCCGTCTGGAGTCCATGTCGGGCCCTGGAGGCAGCGCTGAAGGTTCTTCTGGGGGAG CTGTATCAGCGTACGTCGAGGCCTTTGACGAGGTCGTCAACGGTCCTTTGGCCCAGTACATCTCCCTCAGCCAGAAGATAGGGGGCGATGTCCTGAAGCAT GCAGAAATGATGAAGAGCGCATTCGCTAGTCAGAGACAACTCCTCATAAAGGCCTCATCCTCCCAGAAGCCCTCTGAT GCAGTTTTGACGACTCTCCTGCAGCCGGTGTCCAAAGCGATCCAGCAGGTGCAGGCGTTCCGCGAGCAGAACCGCACCTCGCCGCACTTCAACCACCTCTCTGCCGTCAGCGAGAGCGTGCCGGCCCTCGGATGGGTCGCCATG GCTCCTAAACCATGCCCCTACGTTAAAGAGATGCAGGATGCCGCCATGTTCTACACCAACCGCGTGCTGAAGGAATACAAGGAGAA GGACAAGACACACGTGGACTGGGTGAAGGCCTACATCTCCATCTGGACCGAGCTGCAAAACTACATCAAACAGCACCACACCACCGGGCTGACCTGGAGCAAGACC GGTCCCATCGCTTCAGCCGCTGCAGCTCCTCCCAGTGCTCTGGCTGGTGGAtgtcctcccccacctcccccaggacctcctcctccccccatgGACCTGAGCGGACCCTCTGGTGGCGACGTCAGCTCTGGTGCTGATAATCGTAACGCTTTGTTCGCCTCCATCAACAAGGGATCCGACATCACAAAGG GCCTGAAGCATGTGAGTGATGACCAGAAGACCCACAAGAACCCTGGCCTGAGGGGTCAGGCCGCACCAGTGCGTACTGGACCCAAACCCTTCTCATCCGCCAGCCCCCGACCGGCTGCGTCCGCCACCCCGACCCGTACTCTGCCCCCAGTGTTGGAGTTGGAGGGGAAGAAGTGGAAAGTG GAGAACCACGAGGGAGTGCAGGACCTGGTGATCAGCGAAACTGAGCTGAAGCAAGTGGTTTATGCTTTCAAATGTAACAAGAGCACCCTGCAGGTCAAAGGCAAAATCAACTCCATCACTATAG ACAATTGTAAGAAAATGGGCCTGGTGTTCGATGACGTTGTCGGCATCGTAGAGGTCATCAACTGCAAGGATGTCAAGGTCCAG GTCATGGGTAAGGTCCCCACCATCTCCATCAACAAGACGGATGGTTGCCATGTTTACCTGAGCAAAGACTCCCTGAAATGCGAGATAATCAGCGCCAAGAGCTCAGAGATGAACATCCTGGTACCCAACAAAGACGGAGAATTT ACGGAGCTTCCTGTTCCCGAGCAGTTCAAGACCATCTGGGACGGCCAGAAACTCGTTACCACAGCAACAGAGATCGCCGGATAG